A stretch of DNA from Bacillota bacterium:
GCCAGGGAGCTGGCCGACCGGGTCGGCGGGCTTCTGTGTCACGTCAACCTCATCCCGTACAATCCGGTACCCGGTCTTCCATTCGAGCCGTCGCCGGACGCGGCGGTGAAGCGTTTCGCCGGAATCGTGGAAGGCCGCGGCGTGGCGGTCACGGTGCGGATGCCCAGGGGGCGATCCATTCACGCCGCCTGCGGACAGCTCGGCGCCGCCTGGCGCGCGGCCCAAAGAGGCGGGGTGACCGCAGGTCCGGGCAGCAGCCGTAAGTGACCGGGGCGCGGTGCGCAGCCGCAACGAGGACGCCTGCCTGGCCCGGCCCGACCTGGTGGCGGTGGCCGACGGGATGGGAGGGTACGCAGGGGGGGACGTCGCGGCGCGCCTTGCGCTCGGCGCCATTGCGGGCGCGTTGCCCCAAGCGGCGGACGCGGCGGCGGCCGTGCGGCTTGCGTTCCACCACGCCCACCGGTCCATTGCCGAGGTGGCCGGGCGCAACGACCGGTGGCGGGAGATGGGCACGACGCTGACGGCGGCGTGGCTGTTGCACGGGCGCGCGGTGATCGGGCACGTCGGGGACAGCCGGGCGTACCTGATCCGCCAGGGCCACCTGCGGCAACTCACCCAGGACCACTCTGTGGCGGCCGAGCTCATGCGAAACGGGAGCCTCACGGAACAGGAGGCGCGCCGGCACCCGCACCGGCACGTGCTGACCCGGGCCCTGGGCGGGGCCGAACCCCCCGAGGTGGACGTGGTGGAGGTGCCGCTGCAGGCCGGGGATCGCCTGGTGCTCTGCACCGACGGGCTGACGGCAGCCCTTGAGGGTGACGAGATCGTCCGGGTCGTCGCGAGTGCCTCCTCTCCCATCGAGGCGGCCGAGGCCCTGGTGCGTCAGGCGACGGGCAAGCAGGCCGCCGACAATGTGACCGCCGTGGTGGCCTTCATCGAGGACGGGGACCTGGAGCAGGAGGCTCCCCGGGGAGCGTGAACAGGTCGTGAGCACACCAGCGCAGCTTGCTGCCGGCCGCTATCGCCTGATGGACAAGGTCGGCGAGGGCGGCATGGCCGTGGTCTACCGAGCGGTGGACGAGCTTTTAGGCCGCCCGGTTGCCGTCAAGATGCTCCGGGATCAGTTCACCGCGGACCGGGAGTTCGTGGAGCGCTTCCGCCGGGAGGCCCAGGCGGCAGCGAGCCTTTCCCATCCCAACGTCGTGCAGGTGTTCGACGTCGGGCAGGACAACGGCGCCCACTACATCGTGATGGAGTTCGTGGACGGCAAGAGCCTCAAGCAGGTGCTCCAGCAGCAGGGGAGGCTCTCGCCCGAGGCAGCGGTGGCCGTGGCGCTCTCGGTGGCCAAGGCGCTGGCCCACGCGCACCGGCACGGGCTCATCCACCGGGACATCAAGCCCCACAACATCCTGATCACCGCAGAGGGCCTGGTCAAGGTGGCCGACTTCGGCATCGCCCGGGCGGCCAGCGCCTCGTCTCTGACCGACTCGGGAACCGTCCTGGGGTCGGTGCACTACTTCTCGCCCGAGCAGGCCCGCGGCCAGTCCATCGGCGCCGCCAGCGACATCTACTCCCTGGGCATCGTGCTGTACGAGATGCTGACGGGCACCGTGCCGTTCACCGCCGACTCGCCTATCGCCATTGCCGTGAAGCACATCAACGACCCGGTTCCTCCGCTGCGGCCACAGCGCGCCGATATCCCGCCGGGCCTCGAGCGATGCGTCCTGCACGCGCTGGCAAAGAGCTCCCAGCACCGCCCGGCGTCGGCGGACGCCTTCTACGAGGAACTGCGCCGGGCCGTGCCCGAGGCGGAGGAGTTCCCCACCGTCACCCTGGTGCAGCCCCCGGCGAACGCGCCGCGAAAACGGCCCGCCGCGCCCGAACCCCCGCCGGCGCCGGAGTACGGCGCGGCAGACGGCGCGGCCACTCGGGTGGTTCCCTGGGCCCCTGCGCCCCGGGCGGAGGAAGCGGGTCACGGTGAACAGGAGGCGCATCCAGCCACGGCGACGATCGATCCATCCCGCCGCGGGAAGCGGCTCATCCGGTGGGCGTTCGCTGCCGCGTTCCTCGTAGGGCTCGCCTGGTGGGGCAGCGCACGCGTCGCGGGGCTCCTGTTCCCCCAGGAGGTCCTGGTGCCCAACATCGTGGGGCTCAGTGAGGCCGAGGCGAAGGCGTCGCTTGCAAAGCAGGGCCTGCTTTACGCCGTCGACCAGGGCGTTTACTCGGAGAACGTCGCGAAGGGTTACGTCATCCGCCAGGACCCCGAAGCGGGCCGGCGGGTTCGGGAGGGCCGTAAGATCTGGGTCACGATCAGCCTCGGGCCGCAGGTCGGAGCGGTTCCTGACGTGGTCGGGAAGACGCTGCGCGAAGCCCAGCTCGTGATCACCCAGAGCGGGTTCGTGTTAGGAGGCGTCTCTGCCCGCTACGACCCCCGGCTCCCGGCCAACACCGTGGTGCTGCAGGAGCCCGCGGCCGGATCCGAACTCGAGAAGGGCCGCCCGGTGAACCTCGTCGTCGCCCGCGGCGACCAGCCGGTGCAGAAAGTTACGATTCCGGACTTGATCGGGCTGCCGCTCGACGA
This window harbors:
- a CDS encoding protein phosphatase 2C domain-containing protein → MRSRNEDACLARPDLVAVADGMGGYAGGDVAARLALGAIAGALPQAADAAAAVRLAFHHAHRSIAEVAGRNDRWREMGTTLTAAWLLHGRAVIGHVGDSRAYLIRQGHLRQLTQDHSVAAELMRNGSLTEQEARRHPHRHVLTRALGGAEPPEVDVVEVPLQAGDRLVLCTDGLTAALEGDEIVRVVASASSPIEAAEALVRQATGKQAADNVTAVVAFIEDGDLEQEAPRGA
- the pknB gene encoding Stk1 family PASTA domain-containing Ser/Thr kinase, which encodes MSTPAQLAAGRYRLMDKVGEGGMAVVYRAVDELLGRPVAVKMLRDQFTADREFVERFRREAQAAASLSHPNVVQVFDVGQDNGAHYIVMEFVDGKSLKQVLQQQGRLSPEAAVAVALSVAKALAHAHRHGLIHRDIKPHNILITAEGLVKVADFGIARAASASSLTDSGTVLGSVHYFSPEQARGQSIGAASDIYSLGIVLYEMLTGTVPFTADSPIAIAVKHINDPVPPLRPQRADIPPGLERCVLHALAKSSQHRPASADAFYEELRRAVPEAEEFPTVTLVQPPANAPRKRPAAPEPPPAPEYGAADGAATRVVPWAPAPRAEEAGHGEQEAHPATATIDPSRRGKRLIRWAFAAAFLVGLAWWGSARVAGLLFPQEVLVPNIVGLSEAEAKASLAKQGLLYAVDQGVYSENVAKGYVIRQDPEAGRRVREGRKIWVTISLGPQVGAVPDVVGKTLREAQLVITQSGFVLGGVSARYDPRLPANTVVLQEPAAGSELEKGRPVNLVVARGDQPVQKVTIPDLIGLPLDEVRSRLQALGLSLGITWAEYDQRYPPGTVIDQNPAPGSEVDQGSSVDLIYSQASPSAGGQPAEETAAGGQKPAEPQPPAPPEPAGKAPEQAA